In the Clostridium sporogenes genome, one interval contains:
- the pelG gene encoding exopolysaccharide Pel transporter PelG: MAGIGFELKRLFKERSLFYDIRAYFISSLVSVGPTFLCILLITTMQHFMKVMGESYKSVEYFVTIIVYCFSFSLIITGGFSLLISRYVSDCIYEGNKEKIVPSLYGILSIVLCIDFIISNLFYINSNISSYVKIFSIILLGELSMVWIQAVYISALKDYMAILKSFLIGIGNIIISYFVLSYFIKFSIFYSALFSITFGFFIMIILFIKKIIEEYGQSAFNYKECFEVITSFNKYPYIFITGFLYYIGMYVHNFVFWFSSKGITIENTFRVAPFYDIALFYAFLSLMPIIVLFQVRTETTFYPKYKKYYVVSQEKGNIEDINLARSEMISTLYSELNYLIEMQFIVGLVFMVFGKKFLPEIGLAGLPTDIFSILVLGSMSFSIMYIIVVILLYFDGVMNAMKISIIFFVLNFLLTLITLFLNECFYGFGFFIAALSSLIYSYRKLNLFLKEIDYYTFASQPMFIKKVDGFFVRLYHDKIMKGDKLSEKN, encoded by the coding sequence ATGGCTGGAATAGGTTTTGAATTAAAAAGACTTTTTAAAGAACGTAGTTTGTTTTATGATATTAGAGCATATTTTATATCTTCTTTAGTAAGTGTTGGTCCTACATTTTTATGTATATTGTTAATTACAACAATGCAACACTTTATGAAAGTTATGGGAGAAAGTTATAAAAGTGTAGAATATTTTGTGACAATAATAGTATATTGCTTTTCATTTTCATTAATAATTACAGGAGGATTCTCTCTTTTAATATCCAGATATGTTTCAGATTGTATATATGAAGGTAATAAAGAAAAGATAGTACCTTCCTTATATGGTATTTTATCCATAGTTTTGTGTATTGATTTTATTATTTCAAATTTGTTTTACATTAATTCTAATATAAGTAGTTATGTAAAAATATTTTCTATAATTCTTTTAGGAGAGTTATCAATGGTGTGGATTCAGGCTGTGTATATATCTGCTTTAAAAGATTATATGGCAATTTTAAAGAGTTTTTTAATAGGTATTGGTAATATAATAATAAGTTATTTTGTTTTAAGTTATTTTATAAAATTTAGTATATTTTACAGTGCATTATTTTCTATTACTTTTGGATTTTTTATAATGATAATATTGTTTATAAAAAAAATAATAGAGGAGTATGGACAAAGTGCTTTTAATTATAAAGAATGCTTTGAAGTAATTACAAGCTTTAATAAATATCCATATATATTTATTACAGGTTTCTTATATTATATTGGAATGTATGTACATAATTTTGTGTTTTGGTTTAGTTCAAAGGGAATAACTATAGAAAACACCTTTAGAGTTGCACCATTCTATGATATTGCATTATTCTATGCTTTTTTATCATTAATGCCAATAATTGTATTATTTCAAGTAAGGACTGAAACAACTTTTTATCCTAAATATAAGAAATATTATGTGGTATCTCAAGAAAAAGGAAATATAGAAGATATTAATTTAGCAAGATCTGAAATGATTTCAACATTGTATTCTGAATTGAATTATCTTATTGAAATGCAATTTATTGTTGGGTTAGTATTTATGGTATTTGGAAAGAAATTTTTGCCTGAGATAGGGCTGGCAGGATTGCCAACGGATATATTTTCTATACTAGTTTTGGGAAGCATGAGCTTTTCTATAATGTATATTATAGTAGTAATTTTGCTTTATTTTGATGGTGTGATGAATGCTATGAAGATATCAATTATTTTTTTTGTATTAAATTTTTTATTAACACTTATAACTTTGTTTTTAAATGAGTGCTTTTATGGGTTTGGATTTTTTATAGCAGCTTTAAGTTCACTTATTTATTCATATCGCAAGCTTAATTTATTTTTAAAAGAAATAGATTACTATACTTTTGCTTCTCAACCGATGTTTATAAAAAAAGTAGATGGTTTTTTTGTTAGATTATATCATGATAAAATTATGAAGGGAGACAAATTAAGTGAGAAAAATTAG
- a CDS encoding CotH kinase family protein has translation MRKISKKNLIIISISLIIVIVIAIVLFVEKIIISNKVEEKSIKNNGKVEYIVKENKAIYSEDEDSVKKIYITVAKDNKKDMGNLYRYRFHNFLNQKGKPETKPKLNIQVEFDKPSPIMSGSDVNATIEPKGHATSRAAQKSYKIKLSKKAGKWKGQSVINLNKCPYDLTRIRAKLAFDLIKTIPNIFSMRTEFFQVYVKDLAGGNNEFVDYGLYTQIEQPNEAYIKNHGLAQEGYLYKAEFFEFNRYADRIKNVDDPAYDKVEFNKILKCRGIEDHTRVIKMLDDVNNYNLNIDNVINKHFDRENYLTWLAINILTGNRDTTSQNFLIFSPVTAKKWYFIPWDYDGAFGFESQGDQKVEFAPWQMEPLSNYWGVKLHKRFLSNPKNLKDLILKIEEVSKYMSKDKIQSLVSKYYNETNTIIKSQPDLQFLPSTEEIYEKEIKRLPFIVEENKKKFYDSMDTPMPIFLGEPKAEENQYRFNWDESFDFKGNSLTYNFVISKDPGFNNIVFKKDSIKSTFINIPNLESGKYYWKVEVCDSNGKKQVAFDSFYDGETKYYGIKELEVK, from the coding sequence GTGAGAAAAATTAGTAAAAAAAATCTAATTATTATTTCAATATCATTAATAATAGTGATTGTAATAGCTATTGTATTATTTGTCGAAAAAATCATAATTTCTAATAAGGTTGAAGAAAAAAGTATAAAAAATAATGGAAAAGTTGAATATATTGTTAAAGAAAATAAAGCAATTTATTCAGAAGATGAAGATAGTGTTAAGAAAATATATATTACTGTTGCAAAAGATAATAAAAAAGATATGGGCAACTTATATAGATATAGATTTCATAATTTTTTAAATCAAAAAGGTAAACCTGAAACAAAACCTAAATTAAATATACAAGTTGAATTTGATAAACCTTCTCCTATAATGTCTGGTTCAGATGTTAATGCAACCATTGAACCTAAAGGACATGCTACCAGTAGAGCAGCACAAAAATCATATAAAATAAAGCTCTCTAAAAAAGCTGGAAAGTGGAAAGGACAAAGTGTAATAAATCTAAATAAGTGCCCTTATGATTTGACAAGAATAAGAGCAAAGTTAGCTTTTGATCTAATTAAAACAATTCCTAATATTTTTAGTATGAGAACGGAGTTTTTTCAAGTCTATGTTAAAGATTTAGCTGGAGGAAATAATGAATTTGTAGATTATGGATTATATACCCAAATTGAGCAGCCTAATGAAGCATATATTAAAAATCATGGATTGGCTCAGGAAGGATATTTATATAAGGCAGAATTTTTTGAGTTTAATAGATACGCTGACAGAATTAAAAATGTAGATGATCCTGCTTATGATAAAGTTGAGTTTAATAAAATATTAAAATGTAGAGGGATAGAAGATCATACTAGAGTAATAAAAATGCTAGATGATGTAAACAACTATAATTTAAACATTGATAATGTAATAAATAAACATTTTGATAGAGAAAATTATTTAACTTGGCTTGCTATAAATATTTTAACAGGAAACAGAGATACAACATCTCAAAATTTCTTGATTTTTAGTCCTGTTACTGCAAAAAAATGGTACTTTATACCTTGGGATTATGATGGTGCTTTTGGATTTGAATCACAAGGAGATCAAAAAGTAGAATTTGCACCTTGGCAAATGGAGCCCTTATCTAATTATTGGGGAGTTAAATTGCATAAAAGATTTTTATCAAATCCTAAAAATTTAAAAGATTTAATATTAAAAATTGAAGAAGTGTCTAAATATATGTCTAAAGATAAAATACAGAGCTTAGTTTCCAAATATTATAATGAAACAAATACTATTATTAAAAGTCAACCTGACTTACAATTCTTACCATCCACTGAAGAAATTTATGAAAAGGAAATTAAAAGATTGCCTTTTATTGTTGAAGAAAATAAGAAAAAATTCTATGATTCAATGGATACCCCAATGCCAATATTTTTAGGGGAACCAAAAGCTGAAGAAAATCAGTATAGATTTAATTGGGATGAATCCTTTGATTTTAAAGGAAATAGTTTAACATATAATTTTGTTATTAGTAAAGATCCTGGTTTTAACAATATAGTGTTTAAAAAGGATTCTATAAAAAGTACTTTTATAAATATTCCTAATTTAGAAAGTGGAAAATATTATTGGAAAGTGGAAGTTTGCGATTCCAATGGTAAGAAACAAGTAGCTTTTGATAGTTTTTATGATGGAGAGACTAAATATTATGGAATAAAAGAATTGGAAGTTAAATAA
- a CDS encoding polyphosphate polymerase domain-containing protein: MRHGGKKFRHELKYYINYNDYIAVRNRIKYVLKTDRNADERGEYFIRSLYYDDIYDSALYEKNFGVDIRKKYRIRIYNMSDKVIKLERKNKVGQYICKESVTISRKEYDDIINGNYKSLGSSKHHLKRDFYWEIKNKILSPKVIVDYDREAYIGKISETRVTFDKNLRVSYTDNNIFNKNIATQTIIAMPKMIMEVKFNEFLPESVRKMICIDAKDLSAISKYVFCRVQKNNI, from the coding sequence ATGAGACATGGAGGAAAGAAATTTAGGCATGAGTTAAAATATTATATAAATTATAATGATTATATTGCAGTAAGAAATAGAATTAAATATGTGCTAAAGACAGATCGAAATGCAGACGAAAGGGGAGAGTATTTTATTAGAAGTTTATATTATGATGATATATATGATAGTGCATTATATGAGAAGAATTTTGGAGTGGATATTAGAAAAAAATATCGTATAAGAATTTATAATATGAGTGATAAAGTAATAAAGCTTGAGAGAAAGAATAAAGTTGGCCAATATATTTGTAAAGAGAGTGTTACAATTTCAAGAAAAGAATATGATGACATTATTAATGGTAATTATAAATCATTAGGATCTTCAAAGCATCATTTGAAGAGGGATTTTTATTGGGAAATTAAAAATAAAATATTATCTCCTAAAGTAATTGTAGACTATGATAGAGAGGCGTATATAGGAAAAATAAGTGAAACTAGAGTTACTTTTGATAAGAACTTAAGGGTATCTTATACAGATAATAATATTTTCAATAAAAATATTGCAACTCAAACCATTATAGCTATGCCAAAAATGATAATGGAAGTGAAATTTAATGAGTTTTTACCTGAAAGTGTACGTAAAATGATTTGTATAGATGCCAAAGATTTGAGTGCAATTTCTAAGTATGTTTTTTGTAGAGTGCAAAAAAACAATATATGA
- a CDS encoding DUF4956 domain-containing protein: MFFVECKKTIYEWRGKMDKNLTFQDIFKKSFTQVDHFGKIPISQVVLCLIITAIAASFIFYIYKDTFRGVVYSYTYNIALVIMSLLTSLIVLTISSNVALSLGMVGALSIVRFRTAIKDPMDVMYMFWSITVGIACGAKIYSVAILGSLFVGLAIKLLTNYKVKNNTYMFIIHYEERVNEKLIISLQKVQYFIKSKSITKGVTEMAVEVKVKNNNTTFVNEISEMEGVIDASLVRYNGDYAE; this comes from the coding sequence ATGTTTTTTGTAGAGTGCAAAAAAACAATATATGAATGGAGGGGAAAAATGGACAAAAATTTAACTTTTCAAGATATTTTTAAAAAAAGTTTCACACAAGTAGATCATTTTGGGAAAATACCTATTTCACAAGTAGTTTTATGTTTAATAATAACAGCTATTGCAGCATCATTCATTTTCTATATATATAAAGATACTTTTAGAGGTGTAGTATATAGTTATACTTATAATATTGCATTGGTTATAATGAGCTTATTGACTTCATTAATTGTATTAACTATAAGTTCAAATGTTGCATTATCTTTAGGAATGGTTGGCGCACTTAGTATTGTTAGATTTAGAACTGCAATTAAAGATCCTATGGATGTAATGTATATGTTTTGGTCCATAACAGTAGGAATAGCTTGTGGTGCGAAAATATATTCTGTAGCAATTTTGGGTTCTCTTTTTGTAGGACTAGCTATTAAACTCTTAACAAATTATAAAGTTAAAAATAACACCTATATGTTTATTATACATTATGAAGAAAGAGTAAATGAAAAATTAATCATTTCCCTTCAAAAAGTGCAGTATTTTATAAAGTCTAAATCTATTACAAAAGGGGTTACTGAAATGGCTGTAGAAGTAAAAGTCAAAAATAATAACACAACATTTGTGAATGAAATATCAGAAATGGAAGGTGTTATTGATGCTTCTCTTGTAAGATATAATGGAGATTATGCAGAATAG
- a CDS encoding DUF4832 domain-containing protein encodes MEIMQNSMKVKFRIINLLLIIIIAIIITIFLHKKHMDGVNKEFKVNEFKESNRVILNPYMGLVMDATSGSTEQPFSMVYAGMSWRELEPQKGKFNFDAIEEKIKYKYWKKDKSYVIRIYMDYPSSEKHMDIPDWLYKEIKGKGVWYDRNGNKGFAPEYNNPILIDYHSKLIKALGKRYGNDTYVAFVEIGSIGQWGEWNNSISNVENKFPNVSITDKYVEPYIQYLGNKILLMRRPFQIAKDNKMGLFNDSFGDKFQTNDYFLNWIDNGYKVPDNDQYNPEMNGYWKKRPSGGEFANYPGDMYLENKNIESTINMIKNSHTTWLGPSNPGYVKLPKEKKKNLNRLLNIIGYRYTITKVKYSYLNYPGKNLIGCMSIKNSGVAPFYFNWPIQVILEDSKGNIIKKQNLDYDIRNLLPGSVDISFEIPLDKDLPSGICKMKVCILNTETNKPAIEFANLGCENSKVCNIGEMKVK; translated from the coding sequence ATGGAGATTATGCAGAATAGTATGAAAGTTAAATTTAGGATTATTAATTTATTACTTATAATAATTATTGCTATTATAATAACAATATTTCTTCATAAAAAACATATGGATGGTGTAAATAAAGAATTTAAAGTTAATGAATTTAAAGAAAGCAATAGAGTTATACTTAATCCTTATATGGGATTAGTTATGGATGCTACTTCAGGCTCTACAGAACAACCTTTTTCTATGGTTTATGCAGGAATGTCTTGGAGAGAATTAGAGCCACAGAAAGGAAAGTTTAATTTTGATGCAATTGAGGAGAAAATAAAATATAAATATTGGAAGAAAGATAAAAGTTATGTTATAAGGATATATATGGATTATCCTTCTAGTGAAAAACACATGGATATTCCAGATTGGCTATATAAAGAAATAAAGGGAAAGGGAGTTTGGTATGATAGAAATGGAAATAAAGGATTTGCACCTGAATACAATAATCCGATATTAATTGATTATCATAGCAAATTAATCAAAGCATTAGGGAAAAGATATGGTAATGATACCTATGTGGCATTTGTTGAAATAGGAAGCATTGGCCAATGGGGAGAATGGAATAATTCCATATCAAATGTAGAAAATAAATTTCCTAACGTAAGCATAACAGATAAGTATGTTGAACCGTACATACAGTATTTGGGAAACAAAATATTATTAATGAGAAGGCCTTTTCAAATAGCAAAAGACAATAAAATGGGACTGTTTAATGATTCCTTTGGAGACAAATTTCAAACTAACGACTACTTTTTAAATTGGATAGATAATGGGTATAAAGTTCCTGACAATGATCAGTATAATCCTGAAATGAATGGGTATTGGAAAAAAAGACCCTCGGGAGGAGAGTTTGCGAATTATCCAGGAGATATGTATTTAGAAAATAAGAATATTGAAAGTACAATTAATATGATAAAAAATAGTCATACAACTTGGCTGGGACCAAGCAATCCTGGATATGTAAAATTACCAAAGGAAAAGAAAAAGAATTTAAATAGATTATTAAATATAATAGGTTACAGATATACCATTACCAAAGTTAAATATTCATATCTAAATTATCCAGGAAAGAATTTAATTGGCTGTATGAGTATAAAAAATTCTGGGGTTGCACCATTTTATTTTAATTGGCCAATACAAGTAATTTTAGAAGACTCTAAAGGAAATATCATAAAAAAACAAAATTTGGATTATGATATTAGAAATTTACTTCCAGGAAGTGTAGATATTTCATTTGAAATTCCACTTGATAAAGATTTACCATCGGGAATTTGTAAAATGAAAGTTTGTATATTAAATACTGAAACAAACAAGCCAGCTATTGAATTTGCAAATTTAGGATGTGAAAATAGTAAAGTTTGTAATATAGGTGAAATGAAAGTGAAATAA
- a CDS encoding TetR/AcrR family transcriptional regulator — METREKLLISAQSEFLKYGYDKASLRTICKNVGLTTGALYFFFDNKEELFESLVKKVAKSFKEIISIFVETEKENYKNILNGKYIDNPHCHIEHEKKFMRYMYTNKNAFILLAMKSQGSSYENYYNEVLQLVERSFSEFLELYNSKISENSHITEYTIHCLVSWRMNSYINVLNSDLTLHEALAQAEVIANYAVGGWRKIMKNFIKKFKV; from the coding sequence ATGGAAACCAGAGAAAAACTTTTAATTTCTGCACAGAGTGAGTTTTTAAAATATGGATATGATAAAGCTTCTTTAAGAACTATATGTAAAAATGTAGGACTTACCACTGGAGCACTGTATTTTTTCTTTGATAATAAAGAAGAATTATTTGAATCATTAGTAAAAAAGGTTGCAAAAAGTTTTAAAGAAATTATCTCTATCTTTGTAGAAACGGAAAAAGAGAATTACAAAAATATTTTGAATGGCAAGTATATAGATAATCCTCATTGCCATATTGAGCATGAAAAGAAGTTTATGAGGTATATGTATACTAATAAGAATGCATTTATTTTATTGGCTATGAAATCACAAGGTTCTTCTTATGAGAATTATTATAATGAAGTTCTTCAGTTGGTGGAAAGGTCCTTTAGTGAATTTTTAGAATTGTATAATAGTAAAATTAGTGAGAACTCTCATATAACTGAATATACAATACATTGTCTGGTTTCATGGCGTATGAACTCTTATATTAATGTATTAAATAGTGACTTAACTCTTCACGAAGCGCTAGCTCAAGCAGAAGTTATAGCTAATTATGCAGTTGGTGGTTGGAGAAAAATAATGAAAAATTTCATCAAAAAATTTAAAGTATAA
- a CDS encoding sigma 54-interacting transcriptional regulator codes for MIYGKDKQDNIIKKSHERSVYFGIEENRVFPKKILKGDEITNNIEKNKSFLKIASQFIEILYDFLKGSEFFIILTDKEGCILKIIGDKEVMDIANNLNMVVGAFMSENSIGTNAMGTAIKENIPIQISEKEHFIKAYHRWTCSAAPIHDIDGDIIGCLNLTGDRDMVHSHTLGLVVAAVKSIENQINVDNANKKLLETYQYMNTIVDSISSGIYVVDFRGKIKTINKAACNILGIQDKDVLDKNVENILPNWQHIFERIKNGKTYEDKEAVLSDRVIKGRYNVSATPIKIENQIIGMVIVFKEIKTVINLVNKYSGMRAVYNFEDIIGESKEIKKVISYAKSISSSPSTVLIEGESGTGKELLAQSIHNYGDRKENSFIAINCGAIPKSLIESELFGYEDGAFTGAKRGGHAGKFELANGGTLFLDEIGEMPLDMQVNLLRVLQEGYVTRVGGDKIIPVNVRIIAATNKDLKKEVEMGTFRQDLYYRLSVIPIILPPIRERRGDLPILIKYFLRSKSIKLNKPMPHIKEDIYSNMLQYGWPGNIRELENFIENIVNLKGDSSFVLEDDFKNIEHKQHNFHENNIGLLYTNTNKIRTLEEIEKEAIINTLNEYNRNMSKSAKDLGITRATLYSKIKKYNI; via the coding sequence TTGATTTATGGTAAAGATAAGCAAGATAATATAATAAAAAAATCTCATGAGAGATCTGTTTATTTTGGAATAGAGGAGAATAGAGTTTTTCCTAAAAAAATTCTTAAAGGAGATGAAATAACCAATAATATAGAAAAGAATAAGAGCTTTTTAAAGATTGCCTCTCAATTTATAGAGATTTTATATGATTTTTTAAAGGGATCAGAATTCTTTATAATTTTAACAGATAAAGAAGGATGTATTTTAAAAATTATTGGTGATAAAGAAGTAATGGATATTGCTAATAATCTAAATATGGTAGTAGGTGCATTTATGTCAGAAAATAGCATTGGTACTAATGCTATGGGTACAGCCATAAAGGAAAATATACCTATACAAATATCTGAAAAGGAACATTTTATAAAAGCTTATCATAGATGGACATGCTCTGCGGCTCCTATACATGATATAGATGGAGATATAATAGGATGCTTAAACTTAACTGGAGATAGAGATATGGTTCATTCTCACACCTTAGGATTGGTTGTAGCGGCTGTTAAATCTATAGAAAATCAAATAAATGTAGACAATGCGAATAAAAAGTTGTTAGAAACTTATCAATATATGAATACTATAGTAGATTCCATATCTTCAGGAATATATGTAGTAGATTTTAGAGGGAAAATTAAGACAATAAATAAAGCTGCCTGTAATATACTTGGAATTCAAGATAAGGATGTATTAGATAAAAATGTAGAAAATATATTACCTAATTGGCAGCATATATTTGAGAGAATTAAAAATGGTAAGACCTATGAAGATAAAGAAGCAGTTTTAAGTGATAGAGTGATTAAAGGAAGATATAATGTTTCTGCTACACCAATAAAAATAGAAAACCAAATAATAGGAATGGTTATTGTATTTAAAGAGATAAAAACTGTAATAAATTTAGTTAATAAATATAGTGGCATGAGAGCTGTATATAATTTTGAAGATATTATAGGTGAAAGTAAAGAAATAAAAAAGGTAATAAGTTATGCTAAAAGCATAAGTTCATCTCCATCTACTGTATTGATTGAAGGAGAAAGTGGTACAGGAAAAGAATTATTGGCACAATCAATTCACAATTATGGTGATAGAAAAGAAAATAGTTTTATTGCTATAAACTGTGGAGCTATACCTAAGAGTTTAATAGAAAGTGAACTTTTTGGATATGAAGATGGTGCATTTACAGGAGCAAAAAGAGGGGGACATGCAGGTAAATTCGAATTAGCTAATGGAGGAACTTTATTTTTAGATGAAATTGGAGAAATGCCCTTAGATATGCAAGTGAACTTACTTAGAGTTTTGCAAGAAGGGTATGTAACAAGAGTTGGTGGAGATAAAATAATACCTGTAAATGTAAGAATTATTGCTGCAACTAATAAAGATTTAAAAAAAGAAGTCGAAATGGGTACATTTAGGCAGGATTTATATTATAGATTAAGTGTTATACCGATAATACTACCTCCTATTAGGGAAAGAAGGGGAGATCTTCCTATACTTATTAAATATTTTTTGAGAAGTAAATCTATAAAATTAAATAAACCTATGCCGCATATAAAGGAAGATATATATTCTAATATGCTTCAGTATGGTTGGCCAGGAAACATAAGAGAGCTAGAGAACTTTATAGAGAATATAGTTAATTTAAAGGGTGATAGTTCTTTTGTATTAGAAGATGATTTTAAAAACATTGAACATAAACAGCACAATTTTCATGAAAATAATATAGGGCTTTTATATACTAATACTAATAAAATAAGAACGCTAGAGGAAATTGAGAAAGAAGCCATTATAAATACATTGAATGAATATAATAGAAATATGTCAAAAAGTGCAAAGGATCTTGGCATAACTAGAGCTACTTTATATTCAAAAATTAAGAAATATAATATTTAA
- a CDS encoding iron-containing alcohol dehydrogenase, whose protein sequence is MERFTLPRDLYFGEGSLEALKTLKGKKAVVVVGGGSMKRFGFLDKVESYLNEAGIEVKLIEGVEPDPSVETVMNGAAVMREFEPDLIVSIGGGSPIDAAKAMWIFYEYPDFTFEQAVVPFGIPELRQKARFVAIPSTSGTATEVTAFSVITDYKKKIKYPLADFNLTPDIAIVDPDLAQTMPAKLTAHTGMDALTHAIEAYVAGLRSVFSDPLAMQAIVMVKEYLVKSYNGDKEARGQMHLAQCLAGMAFSNALLGITHSMAHKTGAVFHIPHGCANAIFLPYVIQYNAKVCAKRYATIAENLGLQGKTEDELVISLIEMIREMNKTMNIPLNLKEYGITEEEFKENLKYISHNAVLDACTGSNPREIDDEAMEKLFTCTYYGEDVEF, encoded by the coding sequence ATGGAAAGATTTACATTACCAAGAGACCTTTATTTTGGAGAAGGTTCCCTAGAAGCATTAAAAACATTAAAGGGTAAAAAAGCTGTAGTAGTTGTAGGTGGCGGCTCAATGAAGAGATTTGGCTTTTTAGATAAAGTAGAAAGCTATTTAAATGAAGCTGGTATAGAAGTAAAACTAATTGAAGGAGTAGAACCAGATCCTTCTGTTGAAACTGTTATGAATGGTGCAGCTGTTATGAGAGAATTTGAACCAGATTTAATAGTTTCAATAGGTGGTGGATCACCAATTGATGCAGCAAAGGCTATGTGGATATTCTATGAATACCCAGACTTTACATTTGAACAAGCTGTTGTTCCTTTTGGTATACCAGAATTAAGACAAAAAGCTAGATTTGTAGCTATACCATCAACTAGTGGAACTGCTACTGAAGTTACAGCTTTTTCAGTTATAACTGATTATAAGAAAAAAATAAAATATCCTTTAGCTGATTTTAACTTAACTCCAGATATAGCTATAGTAGATCCAGATTTAGCTCAAACAATGCCAGCAAAATTAACAGCTCATACTGGTATGGATGCTCTAACTCATGCCATAGAAGCATATGTGGCAGGATTAAGATCTGTATTTTCAGATCCTCTTGCAATGCAAGCTATAGTTATGGTAAAAGAATATTTAGTTAAATCTTATAATGGAGATAAAGAGGCTAGAGGACAAATGCATTTAGCTCAATGTTTAGCAGGAATGGCTTTTTCAAATGCATTACTTGGAATTACACATTCAATGGCTCATAAAACAGGAGCGGTATTCCATATTCCTCATGGATGTGCTAATGCAATCTTCCTACCTTATGTAATCCAATATAATGCTAAGGTATGTGCTAAAAGATATGCTACTATAGCAGAAAATCTTGGACTTCAAGGTAAAACTGAAGATGAATTAGTTATATCATTAATAGAAATGATTAGAGAAATGAATAAGACTATGAATATACCACTAAACTTAAAAGAATATGGTATAACAGAGGAAGAATTTAAAGAAAATCTTAAATATATTTCTCATAATGCAGTACTAGATGCTTGTACTGGATCAAATCCAAGAGAAATTGATGATGAAGCTATGGAAAAATTATTTACATGCACATACTACGGAGAAGATGTAGAATTTTAG
- a CDS encoding sulfide/dihydroorotate dehydrogenase-like FAD/NAD-binding protein has product MYKIVEKKELAPKIYSIEIEAKRVAKSAKPGQFIIVRIDEKGERIPLTVADYDKEKGTVTIVVQAIGSSTNRMAQLEVGDYFMDFVGPLGRPSEFVEEDLESLKNMKLIFVAGGVGAAPVYPQVKWLCQRGIKPEVIIGGKSKEFILLEKEMIDLGAKVYPCTDDGSYGFHGLVTNKLKELIDSGENYDRVITIGPMIMMYFVTKLTKEYKLPTIASLNTLMVDGTGMCGACRVTVGGETKFTCVDGPEFDAHLVDFDEAMKRQALYKTEEGKKLHKIEEEKEGHVCHIGAGENA; this is encoded by the coding sequence GTGTACAAAATAGTTGAAAAAAAAGAATTAGCACCGAAAATATATTCTATTGAAATAGAAGCAAAAAGGGTAGCTAAATCAGCAAAACCAGGACAATTTATTATAGTAAGAATAGATGAGAAGGGAGAAAGAATCCCACTTACTGTAGCAGATTATGATAAAGAAAAAGGAACTGTAACTATAGTTGTACAGGCTATTGGATCTTCAACTAATAGAATGGCACAGCTTGAAGTAGGTGACTATTTTATGGATTTTGTTGGTCCACTTGGTAGACCTTCAGAATTTGTAGAAGAAGATTTAGAAAGTCTTAAAAATATGAAATTAATTTTTGTAGCAGGTGGAGTAGGCGCAGCACCTGTATATCCTCAAGTAAAATGGCTTTGCCAAAGGGGAATAAAACCAGAGGTTATAATAGGGGGAAAAAGCAAAGAATTTATATTATTAGAAAAAGAAATGATAGATTTAGGAGCAAAGGTATACCCTTGTACAGATGACGGTTCTTATGGATTCCATGGGCTTGTAACCAATAAATTAAAAGAATTAATCGATAGTGGAGAAAATTATGATAGAGTAATAACTATTGGTCCTATGATAATGATGTATTTTGTAACTAAGTTAACAAAGGAATACAAATTACCTACAATTGCAAGTTTAAACACACTTATGGTAGATGGAACAGGAATGTGTGGAGCTTGTAGGGTAACTGTAGGAGGAGAAACAAAATTCACTTGTGTAGATGGACCAGAATTTGATGCACATCTAGTAGATTTTGATGAAGCTATGAAAAGACAAGCTTTATATAAAACAGAAGAAGGAAAGAAACTTCATAAAATAGAGGAAGAAAAAGAAGGTCATGTATGTCATATCGGAGCGGGGGAGAATGCGTAA